One Kangiella geojedonensis DNA segment encodes these proteins:
- a CDS encoding GGDEF domain-containing protein: MPIGGRVIYRVLFTLSICILSLLSADRLTASSIPATPNSVTPHIELNDYWTLCVKDESQRSVECETQDSVASIEHSFDNFNGFAIYKTDFTVDKAYQNTPLTLYIPHLRDADKIFLNGKQIGQTGQFPPNFEKATLYSRSYHLPNSALKFGDSANNELVISVYNHARQGGLSSGAPVIKSSQAITDEQVASEGLLMLYVGIMLIIAAVQGFYFAAQPQSRDHLWFGLFCVFEAIYILTYSHFAFVSGINLNIIFRANIVLFGVLTVLFFMFMTSFFKHRVTNWFKVPLLSFLALYCLVALFINLDHIYHLVHLLQAVSVFVLIPFYLYLFYRAITEKLPYAKLMAWSLVAFLVAVLFDILVDIQVLPAFMSELEGLLSPVFLIGIFIVLTLILIHKHWLYYHNATYDYLTNCLRRSAFIERLNEELHRIHRSENTLVLALLDLDNFKLINDKYNHIMGDNILRAVATRTHDALREFDLLGRYGGDEFIIAAQVSGEQDAAQFLKRVHTSITEKPVINGDKEPLFVAVTIGGVTTHPDEPITAEALIEQADEILVKGKVKQKGRVHI; this comes from the coding sequence ATGCCAATAGGAGGGCGTGTTATTTACCGTGTACTGTTTACCCTATCAATTTGTATTCTCAGCCTTCTTAGCGCTGATAGGCTTACTGCTAGCTCAATTCCAGCAACACCCAACTCAGTAACACCTCACATAGAGCTTAATGATTACTGGACCCTATGTGTAAAAGATGAGTCCCAGCGAAGTGTTGAATGTGAAACTCAAGATAGCGTCGCCTCTATAGAGCACAGCTTCGATAACTTTAATGGCTTTGCCATATACAAAACTGATTTCACCGTAGACAAAGCTTACCAAAACACGCCTTTAACTCTTTATATCCCCCACTTACGAGATGCCGACAAGATTTTTCTAAATGGCAAGCAGATCGGACAAACGGGGCAGTTTCCACCAAACTTTGAAAAGGCAACGCTGTATTCGCGTAGTTACCATTTGCCCAACTCTGCACTTAAATTTGGAGATAGTGCAAACAATGAATTAGTCATTAGCGTCTATAACCACGCTCGTCAAGGCGGCTTAAGTAGTGGTGCTCCCGTAATAAAAAGCTCACAAGCGATTACCGATGAACAGGTTGCTTCCGAAGGCTTACTGATGCTCTATGTAGGGATTATGCTGATTATCGCTGCCGTTCAAGGATTCTATTTTGCAGCACAACCACAAAGTCGTGATCATTTATGGTTTGGTCTATTCTGTGTTTTTGAAGCAATTTATATTTTAACCTACTCACACTTTGCATTTGTTTCCGGCATAAATCTTAACATCATCTTTAGAGCCAACATTGTGTTGTTTGGCGTACTTACCGTGTTATTTTTTATGTTTATGACATCCTTCTTTAAGCATCGTGTTACAAACTGGTTTAAGGTTCCTCTGCTGAGTTTCTTGGCGCTCTATTGCTTAGTAGCACTCTTTATTAACCTTGATCATATCTATCATCTTGTGCATCTACTTCAAGCCGTTAGTGTTTTTGTTTTGATACCTTTTTATCTGTACCTGTTTTATCGCGCTATTACGGAAAAGTTACCTTATGCCAAGTTAATGGCTTGGTCATTGGTAGCATTTTTAGTTGCGGTACTCTTCGATATTTTAGTGGATATTCAAGTCCTTCCGGCCTTCATGAGTGAGCTCGAGGGGTTACTATCGCCGGTCTTTTTAATTGGAATTTTTATTGTATTAACCTTAATATTAATCCATAAGCATTGGCTCTATTATCACAATGCGACTTATGACTATTTAACCAACTGTCTGCGTCGCTCAGCTTTCATTGAGCGTTTAAATGAAGAGTTACATCGCATCCATCGCTCCGAGAACACCTTAGTTTTAGCGTTACTGGATTTAGATAACTTTAAACTGATTAATGACAAATATAATCATATTATGGGTGATAATATTCTAAGAGCAGTGGCCACTCGAACACATGACGCTTTGCGAGAATTTGATTTACTGGGTCGGTATGGCGGCGATGAATTTATTATCGCCGCACAAGTTTCGGGCGAGCAAGATGCCGCTCAATTTTTGAAAAGAGTCCATACCAGCATTACTGAAAAACCTGTGATCAATGGCGATAAAGAGCCGTTGTTTGTAGCGGTTACGATCGGCGGCGTAACTACTCACCCAGATGAACCTATCACCGCTGAAGCTCTGATTGAACAGGCTGATGAAATCTTAGTGAAAGGCAAAGTGAAACAAAAAGGCCGAGTTCATATTTAA